In Sebaldella sp. S0638, one DNA window encodes the following:
- the proC gene encoding pyrroline-5-carboxylate reductase: MKIGFVGTGNMGQAILEGFIVSGKVKKEDIFIYDPDQTKLDVLCGKHGVTRTGSENELTESSDLIILAVKPNIYDIVLEKIKENIDEKKIILTIAAGYSVERAEKIIGNNKKIIRTMPNMPAQILEGMTGVVFNNNITENEKTKVMELLSGFGGAEEIDEKLMHVFTSISGSIPAVVDIFIEALADGAVLNGMPRDKAYRILSEAVAGSAHMVGKTKKHPGLLKDEVCSPGGTTIEAVAVLEKGGFRATLIEAVNKCTEKSVKLSEK, from the coding sequence ATGAAAATAGGATTTGTAGGTACTGGAAATATGGGACAGGCTATTCTTGAAGGTTTTATTGTTTCCGGAAAAGTAAAAAAGGAAGATATATTTATTTATGATCCTGATCAGACAAAATTAGACGTACTATGTGGGAAACACGGGGTAACAAGAACAGGAAGCGAGAATGAGCTTACAGAATCCTCGGATTTGATAATACTCGCAGTAAAGCCGAATATTTATGATATTGTTCTGGAAAAAATAAAAGAAAATATAGATGAAAAAAAGATAATTCTGACTATAGCAGCCGGTTACTCAGTGGAAAGAGCAGAGAAAATTATTGGAAATAATAAAAAAATAATAAGAACTATGCCGAATATGCCGGCTCAGATTTTGGAAGGAATGACAGGTGTAGTCTTTAATAATAATATAACAGAAAATGAGAAAACAAAGGTTATGGAACTGCTTTCAGGTTTTGGAGGAGCAGAAGAAATAGATGAGAAACTTATGCATGTATTCACTTCTATAAGCGGTTCAATACCTGCGGTAGTGGATATATTTATTGAAGCCTTAGCTGACGGTGCAGTGTTAAACGGTATGCCGAGAGATAAAGCGTACAGAATACTCTCTGAGGCAGTGGCAGGTTCAGCGCATATGGTAGGAAAAACAAAAAAACACCCGGGCCTTTTGAAGGATGAAGTCTGTTCTCCGGGAGGGACAACGATAGAAGCAGTAGCAGTGCTGGAAAAAGGAGGCTTTAGAGCAACATTAATAGAAGCCGTAAATAAATGTACCGAAAAATCTGTAAAATTAAGTGAGAAATAA
- a CDS encoding TIGR03905 family TSCPD domain-containing protein — MFTYIPKQVCAKEMILEINEDIIENIKITGGCPGSSVGMARLIVGMDIHEALKRLKGVPCGSRDTSCPDQLSLALEAYLDKE, encoded by the coding sequence ATGTTTACTTATATACCAAAGCAGGTTTGTGCAAAAGAGATGATTTTAGAAATAAATGAAGATATAATAGAAAATATAAAAATAACAGGAGGGTGTCCGGGGAGTTCCGTGGGGATGGCAAGACTTATTGTAGGAATGGACATACATGAAGCACTGAAAAGACTAAAAGGCGTGCCTTGCGGTTCAAGGGATACTTCATGCCCTGATCAGCTGTCACTGGCTCTGGAAGCATATTTGGATAAAGAATAA
- a CDS encoding HisA/HisF-related TIM barrel protein → MILGDSEQKRRKALKKVLNAIEEHGGTTILSTGITGDDARIARAAVAGGARLLEPNHPAVALARGHKGVITMHAAEQVRHEIPLDEMLKVTHGVRNVVGEDIYITVGVPGGFTEILPLELKEEDFLKIAMSGADGVHIHKSTLEDLKDVVKYAHKYGLLVDAYIGHPDDLHTFGISASTPKEVAEAAKAMEEIGVDMIGLMTGMSYEGTAAGEIHPVIKERLAALVNSVKVPTLAEGGINDTNYVAFRDTGVNILVIGTSIDNVVSEAATNVVKKFLSLKKQA, encoded by the coding sequence ATGATTTTAGGAGATTCAGAACAAAAAAGAAGAAAAGCACTGAAAAAAGTGCTGAATGCAATAGAGGAACACGGAGGGACAACTATATTAAGCACGGGGATAACAGGAGATGATGCCAGAATAGCAAGAGCAGCAGTGGCAGGAGGAGCAAGACTTCTGGAACCTAATCATCCGGCAGTGGCTTTGGCAAGAGGACATAAAGGAGTAATTACAATGCATGCCGCGGAACAGGTAAGACATGAAATACCTTTGGACGAGATGCTGAAAGTGACACACGGAGTAAGAAATGTAGTAGGAGAAGATATTTATATAACTGTGGGTGTTCCCGGCGGATTTACAGAAATACTTCCTTTGGAACTGAAAGAGGAAGATTTTCTGAAAATAGCAATGAGCGGTGCAGACGGGGTACATATACATAAATCTACCCTTGAAGATTTGAAAGATGTAGTAAAATATGCACATAAATATGGTTTACTTGTAGATGCTTATATCGGTCATCCTGACGATCTTCATACATTCGGAATATCTGCAAGTACACCGAAAGAAGTGGCGGAAGCTGCAAAAGCAATGGAAGAAATAGGCGTGGATATGATAGGACTAATGACAGGAATGAGTTATGAAGGAACAGCAGCAGGGGAAATTCATCCTGTAATAAAAGAAAGACTCGCAGCACTTGTGAATTCAGTAAAAGTACCCACACTGGCAGAAGGCGGAATAAATGACACTAATTATGTAGCATTCAGAGACACAGGAGTAAATATACTTGTAATAGGAACATCTATAGATAATGTAGTATCAGAAGCAGCAACAAATGTAGTAAAGAAATTTTTATCATTAAAAAAACAGGCTTAA
- a CDS encoding PTS sugar transporter, whose translation MKKIAVVGSSGGNLYNLGGKDPEKMIDEIKVQLDSAGMKLEDVEFVGAKTSMDNKNDNVLASLFYLENGVLLSSEERKLPDINKEALEYDKKLAEKIEEGLIDGLIVMSCDPDGINKNVILAAAKKKIPIVGTGGTSMATISSMGANVISSSGTTGTTNRTRAVAAVTSLSKFWKIKYSPVIGSAKRDGVMEDKGVFSRINVRGVMMAAIPGFITMALVLAASKLPFLNGLNEIFDILIKALPVIIAALAAKQVSGLDEVGIVSGIVAGVLSVNGGIIGGMIGGILAGILCFYMIKLCFSYNFPATTANIVAGGISGLASGLVVYYFIAPIALWLGDGLRALIEMALNISPILAGGIAGLLIWPAIIGGVYHAAILPIVLLEMEKTGTSFLGAIDMTGLVMVSTGIMLANIVFPRQKSDRAIATPGFLINVFFGTFVEASYPFMFSDKLIMAGAMISGCLGGIVVGMYDLRGTAYVPSIFAPIMSNNAVGFAISMIISAGSAFLITSLANKISSKKNNS comes from the coding sequence ATGAAAAAAATTGCGGTAGTGGGGAGCAGCGGAGGAAATTTATATAACCTCGGCGGAAAAGATCCTGAAAAAATGATTGATGAGATAAAGGTACAGCTGGATTCTGCAGGAATGAAACTGGAAGATGTGGAATTCGTAGGAGCGAAAACTTCTATGGATAATAAAAATGATAATGTTTTAGCCAGCTTGTTTTATTTGGAAAACGGTGTTTTATTATCCAGTGAAGAAAGAAAACTTCCTGATATAAATAAAGAAGCATTGGAATATGATAAGAAACTGGCAGAAAAAATAGAAGAAGGCCTTATAGACGGACTAATAGTAATGAGCTGTGATCCGGACGGAATAAATAAAAATGTTATTCTGGCTGCGGCAAAAAAGAAGATTCCTATAGTAGGAACAGGCGGAACATCTATGGCAACAATAAGCTCTATGGGGGCAAATGTAATTTCTTCTTCGGGGACAACAGGAACAACTAACAGAACAAGAGCAGTAGCAGCAGTGACATCGCTTAGTAAATTTTGGAAAATAAAATATTCGCCTGTTATAGGCTCGGCAAAAAGAGACGGAGTAATGGAAGATAAGGGAGTCTTTTCCAGAATAAATGTAAGAGGAGTAATGATGGCAGCAATTCCGGGATTCATTACAATGGCACTGGTGCTTGCAGCTAGTAAGCTTCCCTTCTTAAACGGGCTTAATGAAATATTTGATATATTAATAAAAGCACTTCCTGTAATTATAGCAGCTTTAGCGGCAAAACAGGTTTCCGGACTTGATGAGGTAGGAATAGTTTCCGGGATAGTAGCCGGTGTTTTATCAGTAAACGGCGGAATAATAGGTGGTATGATAGGCGGAATTCTGGCCGGGATATTATGCTTTTATATGATAAAACTATGTTTTAGCTATAATTTTCCTGCTACGACTGCAAATATAGTAGCTGGTGGTATTTCCGGACTTGCTTCAGGGTTAGTAGTCTATTATTTTATAGCTCCTATAGCTTTGTGGCTTGGAGATGGTCTGAGAGCCCTTATAGAAATGGCATTGAATATAAGTCCTATTCTTGCAGGGGGAATAGCAGGTCTGCTGATATGGCCGGCAATTATAGGCGGAGTGTACCATGCTGCAATATTACCTATAGTGTTGCTTGAAATGGAGAAAACAGGAACAAGCTTTCTTGGAGCAATAGATATGACAGGGCTTGTAATGGTTTCTACCGGTATAATGCTTGCTAATATAGTTTTCCCAAGACAAAAAAGTGACAGGGCAATAGCGACACCGGGATTTTTAATAAATGTATTTTTTGGGACATTTGTGGAGGCTTCATATCCGTTTATGTTCTCTGATAAGCTTATAATGGCAGGAGCCATGATTTCCGGCTGTCTTGGCGGAATAGTGGTGGGGATGTATGATCTGAGAGGAACTGCTTATGTGCCGTCGATTTTTGCGCCGATTATGTCAAATAATGCCGTAGGATTCGCAATAAGCATGATTATATCAGCTGGTTCGGCATTTTTAATAACATCACTTGCAAATAAAATATCATCAAAGAAAAATAATTCATAA
- a CDS encoding LacI family DNA-binding transcriptional regulator, translating into MTIKELAKIAGVSPKTVSRVINNEEHVTPETKEKVLKTIKETNYKPNIYAQSLRKKVQKNILVSILKNKNSPVPQWIEILINELVERGNKMGYTLLMETYSDVKDIEKISMLNSSIGFLDGAVVFYEKKNDPRVILLKESNVPYIIFDKAYDKNSTYVTNDDYTAMMEGTEYLLSRGCDTIELLLGNESPTNIEREKGAVTAYMNMNAEIKNLEVKYGIAHVKDAYEYTKKKIKSKNIPKAFFVSGDEKVLGVYKALQEENINVPEDVSVMGFDNIPTSEFYNPSLTTIEQNYYRMSEAIFEYFSDTQAVTEKAEIKVKTKLVIRKSVK; encoded by the coding sequence ATGACAATAAAAGAACTTGCAAAAATAGCCGGAGTATCACCAAAAACTGTATCACGGGTAATTAATAATGAAGAACATGTTACTCCTGAAACAAAGGAAAAAGTACTGAAAACAATAAAAGAGACTAATTATAAGCCGAATATATATGCCCAGAGTCTCAGAAAAAAGGTACAAAAAAATATTCTGGTTTCTATATTGAAAAATAAAAATTCACCGGTTCCCCAATGGATTGAGATTCTGATAAATGAACTGGTAGAACGTGGAAATAAAATGGGATATACATTACTTATGGAAACTTATTCAGATGTCAAAGATATAGAAAAAATTTCAATGCTGAATTCTTCAATTGGTTTTCTTGACGGAGCAGTAGTCTTTTATGAGAAAAAAAATGATCCGAGAGTAATACTGCTGAAAGAAAGCAATGTTCCTTATATTATATTTGATAAGGCATATGATAAAAACAGTACTTATGTGACAAATGACGACTATACTGCCATGATGGAAGGAACGGAATACCTTTTGTCAAGAGGCTGCGATACAATAGAGCTGCTGCTTGGAAATGAGTCTCCTACTAATATTGAGCGTGAAAAAGGAGCTGTAACAGCTTATATGAATATGAACGCAGAAATAAAAAACCTTGAAGTAAAGTATGGAATTGCTCATGTAAAAGATGCTTATGAATATACCAAAAAAAAAATAAAATCAAAAAATATCCCAAAGGCTTTCTTTGTTTCAGGGGATGAAAAAGTTCTCGGAGTATACAAGGCTCTTCAGGAAGAAAATATAAATGTACCCGAAGATGTATCTGTAATGGGGTTTGACAATATACCTACTTCGGAATTCTATAATCCGAGTCTTACTACAATTGAACAGAATTATTACAGAATGTCAGAAGCTATTTTTGAATATTTTTCAGATACTCAGGCTGTTACAGAAAAAGCAGAAATAAAAGTAAAGACAAAACTTGTAATAAGAAAAAGCGTAAAATAG
- a CDS encoding DKNYY domain-containing protein, with protein MKKNIFLIIILFLCFSVSVLAQTDSVSVADSNLCYTKNDSSVFFKGKEITSADPASFEIVFISYGDDCSPYTKDKNQVYLNGIPIINSEPSTFEFIYSDFSKDKKHVYLDDVIFPTADPESFEFIGSYIFKDKNHVYYNDGTILDIYSDPATFERIGEDYYKDKFYVYFSDVIVLGADPGTFKALNISYGKDKYHVYYGEKILKDADVKTFRVIDYNTAKDKNYFFTDDIKEKR; from the coding sequence ATGAAAAAAAATATTTTTTTAATCATTATATTATTTTTATGTTTTTCTGTTTCTGTACTTGCACAAACAGATTCAGTATCTGTTGCAGATTCGAATTTATGTTATACTAAAAATGACAGTTCAGTTTTTTTCAAAGGGAAAGAAATTACTTCTGCTGATCCTGCTTCATTTGAAATTGTCTTTATTTCATATGGTGACGATTGTTCTCCATATACAAAGGATAAAAATCAGGTCTATCTTAATGGAATCCCCATAATTAACAGTGAACCTTCTACCTTTGAATTTATTTATTCAGATTTTTCAAAGGATAAAAAGCATGTTTATCTGGACGACGTAATATTTCCCACGGCTGATCCAGAGTCTTTTGAATTTATTGGTTCATATATTTTTAAAGATAAGAATCATGTTTATTATAATGATGGAACTATTTTAGATATATACAGTGATCCTGCCACTTTTGAAAGGATAGGGGAAGATTATTATAAAGATAAATTTTATGTATATTTTAGTGATGTTATTGTGCTTGGAGCTGATCCCGGCACATTCAAAGCTTTGAATATTTCATACGGCAAAGATAAATATCATGTATATTATGGTGAAAAAATACTAAAAGATGCTGATGTGAAAACATTTAGAGTTATTGATTATAATACTGCAAAAGACAAAAATTATTTTTTCACTGATGATATCAAAGAAAAAAGATAA
- a CDS encoding NAD(P)-dependent oxidoreductase — MKIILIGSTGFVGSHILDEALERGHEVHAILRDINKITKTHPNLFLIKADVMEEFELEDIFSTGYDAVISAYNPGWSNPNIYNDFILGYKSILNALKGAKLKRIILIGGAGSLIVNGHKLIDDDNFPKSIYNGAKAASDLLDILYDEKDTIDWTMVSPAIDLIDGKRTNNFTLGKDSPVFNAENKSVVSVQDLAAAVINELEKPEHIKQRFTLGS; from the coding sequence TTGAAAATTATTTTAATAGGTTCCACAGGATTTGTAGGATCTCATATACTGGACGAAGCTCTGGAAAGAGGGCATGAAGTTCATGCTATACTTAGAGATATTAATAAAATAACTAAAACACACCCTAATTTATTTCTTATAAAAGCAGATGTAATGGAAGAATTTGAACTGGAAGATATTTTCAGTACAGGTTATGATGCAGTTATAAGCGCATATAACCCCGGATGGTCAAATCCTAATATTTACAATGATTTTATACTTGGGTATAAATCTATACTAAACGCATTAAAAGGTGCAAAATTAAAGAGAATTATCCTTATCGGCGGAGCGGGAAGTCTTATTGTAAACGGACACAAGCTGATTGATGATGATAATTTCCCTAAATCTATATATAATGGTGCAAAAGCCGCTTCTGATTTACTTGATATACTCTATGACGAGAAAGATACCATTGACTGGACAATGGTGAGTCCGGCAATTGATCTTATTGACGGCAAACGCACTAATAATTTCACGCTTGGTAAAGATTCCCCTGTATTCAATGCTGAAAATAAATCTGTTGTTTCAGTTCAGGATCTGGCTGCAGCTGTAATTAATGAATTGGAAAAACCGGAACATATAAAACAGAGATTCACTCTGGGAAGTTGA
- a CDS encoding VIT1/CCC1 transporter family protein produces MNDNDFKKMILNLQSNEITGREIYRSISENIKDPHNKSLLIEIAEEELVHYSIYKKYTSEDVDPDKKKVMLYTILSKIFGYIFTIRLLEREEDRALEILRDPDIADSVLDTKAIREQEEEHEEKLISMLNEEKVSYISSIILGLNDALVEITGSLAGFTFALQNTRIIALSGLITGIAASLSMAFSQYLAEKSAGKHNYIKASLYTGITYFVTVLLLIMPFLFFPDNMYGAALAVTLFIVIIVIFIFTFYISIVKKVNFKQRFLEMLAISIGVTIFSFLLGIIAKKLLGIDI; encoded by the coding sequence ATGAATGATAACGATTTTAAAAAAATGATTTTAAATCTTCAGAGTAATGAAATTACCGGCCGGGAAATATATAGAAGCATATCAGAAAACATTAAAGACCCTCATAATAAATCCCTTCTTATTGAAATAGCAGAAGAAGAACTGGTTCATTACAGTATTTATAAAAAATATACATCCGAAGATGTAGACCCTGATAAGAAAAAAGTTATGCTTTACACTATTTTATCAAAAATTTTCGGATATATTTTCACCATACGTCTGCTTGAACGTGAAGAAGACCGTGCACTTGAAATTCTCCGCGACCCTGATATAGCTGACTCTGTTCTCGATACAAAAGCTATCCGCGAACAGGAAGAAGAGCATGAAGAAAAGCTCATTTCTATGCTGAATGAAGAGAAAGTAAGCTATATAAGCTCCATTATACTGGGACTTAATGATGCACTGGTAGAAATAACAGGTTCTCTTGCAGGTTTTACTTTCGCTCTGCAAAATACACGAATTATTGCTTTATCAGGTCTTATTACCGGTATTGCCGCCTCTCTCTCCATGGCATTTTCCCAATATCTCGCTGAAAAATCTGCAGGAAAACATAATTATATAAAAGCAAGTCTTTATACCGGAATTACATATTTTGTTACTGTTCTTTTACTTATAATGCCCTTTTTATTCTTTCCTGATAATATGTATGGTGCTGCTCTGGCAGTTACATTATTTATCGTTATAATTGTTATATTTATTTTTACTTTTTATATTTCTATTGTAAAAAAAGTGAATTTTAAGCAAAGATTCCTTGAAATGCTTGCTATTAGTATTGGCGTAACTATTTTCTCTTTCTTGCTGGGAATTATTGCCAAAAAATTACTTGGAATAGATATATAA
- a CDS encoding EF-Tu/IF-2/RF-3 family GTPase: MTTVIMILMVMVVLLLIVFILKRNAISDRNKEDIFEKTSNNKINSADFYSSGNFELEIEDVFSITGRGTVVTGLIKSGVIRKGDKVFIKKTNGAVIEDTVTGIESMRKILDTGEAGGHVGLLLKNSKRNDLERGDKVTK, translated from the coding sequence ATGACAACAGTGATAATGATATTAATGGTTATGGTTGTACTTTTATTAATTGTATTTATTTTGAAAAGAAATGCAATAAGTGACAGGAACAAAGAAGATATTTTTGAAAAAACAAGTAATAATAAAATAAATTCAGCTGATTTTTACAGCAGCGGAAACTTTGAGCTGGAAATAGAAGATGTATTTTCTATCACAGGAAGAGGGACTGTGGTAACCGGTCTGATAAAAAGCGGTGTGATAAGAAAAGGGGATAAAGTTTTTATAAAAAAGACAAACGGAGCAGTAATAGAAGATACTGTTACGGGGATAGAAAGTATGAGAAAGATTTTGGACACAGGTGAAGCAGGCGGTCATGTAGGATTACTGCTGAAAAATTCAAAACGAAATGATTTGGAAAGAGGAGATAAAGTAACAAAATAA
- a CDS encoding glutamate-5-semialdehyde dehydrogenase yields MDEYILGLGEKAKEASKKLAILDTNAKNAVLTAVSKALIEKKDLIKAENKKDLEYGREKGISSALLDRLELTDSRIEGMAKSLIEIANFKDPIGEILEGWKHPDGMQILKQRVPLGVIGMIFESRPNVTIDSAGLALKSSNAIILRGGSDAINSNKVLKNIFMEEGKKHGLPDGAVQLIENTDREIVKDFIRLNKYIDVIIPRGGKGLKNFIIGNATVPVIETGAGLCHIFVDETADIQKAIPIIENAKTQRCNTCNTIETLLVHENAAEKLLPELSRVLHNDKVEIRADEKAFEIIKKSGIEVKKATEEDWETEYLELILSVKTVKNIEEAIQHIDRYSTQHSDAILTENLENAEKFINEIDSAAVYVNASTRFTDGGEFGYGGEIGISTQKLHSRGPMGIRELTTIKYIIRGNGQIRK; encoded by the coding sequence ATGGATGAATATATACTCGGACTGGGGGAAAAGGCCAAAGAAGCTTCAAAAAAACTGGCTATTCTTGATACAAATGCAAAAAATGCTGTTTTAACAGCTGTTTCAAAAGCACTTATAGAAAAAAAAGATTTGATAAAAGCTGAAAATAAAAAAGACTTGGAATACGGCAGGGAAAAAGGGATAAGCAGTGCACTTCTGGACAGACTTGAGTTAACTGATTCAAGAATAGAAGGAATGGCAAAAAGTCTTATTGAAATAGCTAATTTCAAAGATCCTATAGGGGAAATACTGGAAGGATGGAAACATCCCGACGGAATGCAGATTTTGAAGCAGAGAGTACCTTTAGGGGTTATTGGTATGATATTTGAATCAAGACCTAATGTAACCATAGATTCAGCAGGACTTGCCCTAAAGTCTTCGAATGCTATTATTTTGAGAGGCGGAAGTGATGCCATTAATTCCAATAAAGTATTAAAAAATATTTTTATGGAAGAAGGGAAAAAACACGGACTTCCTGACGGGGCAGTCCAGCTCATAGAAAATACAGACAGGGAAATAGTAAAAGATTTTATAAGATTAAATAAATATATTGATGTCATAATTCCAAGAGGCGGAAAAGGTCTTAAGAATTTTATAATAGGGAATGCAACAGTCCCTGTAATAGAAACAGGAGCAGGGCTTTGCCATATTTTCGTGGATGAGACTGCGGATATACAAAAAGCAATACCTATTATTGAAAATGCAAAGACTCAGAGATGCAATACATGTAATACAATTGAAACTTTACTGGTACATGAAAATGCAGCTGAAAAACTTCTTCCTGAATTAAGCAGAGTTCTTCACAATGACAAGGTAGAGATCAGAGCTGATGAAAAAGCTTTTGAAATAATAAAGAAAAGCGGGATAGAAGTAAAAAAAGCAACGGAAGAAGACTGGGAAACTGAATATCTTGAACTTATTTTATCTGTAAAAACCGTGAAAAATATAGAAGAAGCAATTCAGCATATAGACAGATACAGTACACAGCATTCAGATGCAATACTGACAGAAAATCTGGAAAATGCAGAGAAATTCATTAATGAAATAGATTCAGCAGCAGTATATGTGAATGCTTCGACAAGATTTACCGACGGCGGGGAATTCGGATACGGCGGAGAGATAGGAATAAGCACACAGAAGCTTCATTCAAGAGGACCTATGGGAATAAGAGAGCTTACTACAATAAAATACATTATAAGAGGAAACGGTCAAATAAGAAAATAA
- the proB gene encoding glutamate 5-kinase, with translation MDRKELLGALKRIVIKVGTSTLTKEDGNLNIDKINKLVREISLLSNNGYEVVLVTSGAVGAGMGRLRMSERPKTLTEKQAVAAVGQVALTHLYQNLFSGYNKIIAQFLLTKADFSDRNRYLNARNVSLNLLKKGIIPVVNENDAVVADEIKVGDNDTLSALVAGLIDADLLIILSDIEGLYNKNPQKYDDAKLIRLVGKIDEDVKKMAGMEGSKFGTGGMYTKIIAAEMATKIGTNLVIASGGEPENINKIVNYEMVGTLFVKSNKRIKSKKYWLAYGTNKNGNIYIDSGAEKALLSGNSLLPVGVKKVEGKFEKGTVVQILNSKGNVIAKGIANYSSDEINIIRGYKSDEIENVLGYKYDDNVIHIDNLTIL, from the coding sequence ATGGACAGGAAGGAATTATTGGGGGCGTTAAAAAGAATAGTAATAAAAGTGGGGACTTCCACACTGACTAAAGAAGACGGAAATTTGAACATAGACAAAATAAATAAGCTTGTCAGGGAAATAAGCCTGCTCAGCAATAACGGATATGAAGTAGTATTGGTGACATCCGGTGCAGTGGGAGCAGGAATGGGAAGACTCAGAATGTCTGAAAGACCAAAAACTCTTACTGAAAAACAGGCTGTGGCAGCAGTGGGTCAGGTAGCTCTGACACATTTGTACCAGAATTTGTTTTCAGGGTATAATAAAATAATAGCACAGTTTTTACTTACAAAAGCTGACTTTTCTGATAGAAACAGATATCTGAATGCCAGAAATGTAAGCCTGAATCTTTTGAAAAAGGGAATAATTCCCGTAGTAAATGAAAATGATGCCGTAGTGGCAGATGAGATAAAAGTAGGCGATAATGATACGCTTTCGGCTTTGGTAGCCGGTCTTATAGATGCTGATCTGCTTATTATACTTTCAGACATAGAAGGACTTTATAATAAAAATCCTCAGAAATATGACGATGCAAAGTTAATCAGGCTTGTAGGCAAGATTGATGAAGATGTGAAGAAAATGGCTGGTATGGAAGGGTCAAAATTCGGAACCGGAGGAATGTACACTAAGATAATTGCAGCGGAAATGGCTACGAAAATTGGTACTAATCTGGTAATAGCAAGTGGAGGAGAGCCTGAAAATATAAATAAAATAGTAAATTATGAGATGGTCGGGACATTATTTGTAAAGAGCAACAAAAGAATTAAGTCGAAAAAATACTGGCTTGCATACGGTACGAATAAAAACGGAAATATCTATATAGACAGCGGAGCGGAAAAAGCCCTTCTGTCGGGGAACAGTCTCCTTCCCGTAGGGGTAAAAAAAGTTGAAGGTAAATTTGAAAAAGGAACTGTGGTTCAGATTCTGAACTCCAAGGGAAATGTTATAGCAAAAGGAATTGCCAACTATTCATCAGATGAGATAAATATAATAAGAGGATACAAAAGTGATGAGATAGAAAATGTCCTTGGCTATAAATATGACGATAACGTAATACATATAGATAATTTGACTATATTATAG
- a CDS encoding YqaA family protein — MEHFILLLKHLGFTGVGIWAGLESLGLPVPVDAYVWYLIFINPDIWVLIWLLLSVGSWIGAMAAYLAGLHFGKPVLKKLSGKSRMLRKVEVISQKQFRKHGVLTLLLSGFLPIGYKIFTYSAGVTKMKFRNYVWASFVGRAFKFMIISYLGYLVAINEQARFFIEKYITDMFVGVVVVFAIGFAGYKIVRKKLRNKAV, encoded by the coding sequence ATGGAACATTTTATATTATTGTTAAAACATCTGGGTTTTACTGGAGTGGGAATCTGGGCAGGGCTTGAATCCTTGGGCCTTCCCGTTCCCGTAGACGCTTATGTGTGGTATTTGATATTTATTAATCCGGATATCTGGGTATTAATCTGGCTTTTATTATCTGTGGGATCATGGATCGGAGCGATGGCTGCTTATCTGGCAGGACTTCATTTTGGAAAGCCGGTTTTGAAAAAATTAAGCGGGAAAAGCCGTATGCTTAGAAAAGTAGAAGTAATTTCACAAAAACAGTTCAGGAAACACGGTGTGTTGACGTTGCTGCTGTCTGGCTTTCTTCCTATAGGATATAAGATTTTTACATATTCAGCAGGAGTTACAAAGATGAAATTCCGGAATTATGTCTGGGCATCATTTGTCGGGAGAGCTTTTAAATTTATGATTATTTCTTATCTTGGTTATCTTGTTGCCATAAATGAGCAGGCAAGGTTTTTTATTGAGAAATATATTACGGATATGTTTGTTGGAGTGGTTGTTGTTTTTGCGATTGGATTTGCAGGATATAAAATTGTCAGAAAAAAACTAAGGAATAAAGCAGTTTGA